The genomic DNA GTGTTGTCGGGTTTCTCCATTTACATCATAAGAAAATAAAATACGGTAAATATTATCTGCTTTTTGATGGAATCTGTCGAAATTGTATTCATCCTGAACCCACAGCATTATTAAAATGCAAATTGCCATTCCGATGGCTAATCCTGTTATATTGATAAATGAAAATCCTTTGTGACGAACAATATTTCTAAATGCAACTTTAAGATAATTTTTGATCATTTTATACTCCAATAACAATTTTTTTCAAATTTATAATTACTCATATTGTAGTGCATCCACCGGATTGATATTAGCTGCTCGAATCGTTTGAAAACTGATCGTAACAAAAGCAATAATGAGAGCCAGCAAACCTGAACCGATAAAATACAACAAGTTCATGTTTGTCTGATAAACGAAATTCTGCAGCCATTTATGCATGGCAAACCAGGCCAAAGGCCAGGCAATTATATTGGCTATAATTATCCATTTGGTAAATTCTTTAGCGAGCAGAAATACGATGGAACGAACTGAAGAGCCCATCACTTTGCGGATCGCTACTTCTCTTCTACGCTGCTGAGTTGTGAAGGAAGCCAATCCAAATAATCCCAGACATGCAATCAGGATTGCCAGAATTGAGAACACAGCAATGTTAGTGGCAAATGCCCTGTCCTGGCGGAATTGGAAATTGAAAATTTCGTTGAAATATCTCAGCTGAAAATTAGCATTTTCGTTGAATTGTTCCACAATAGTCATAATTTCCGGAAATACTTCGTCATCAATTCCGGGTTTAAGTTTTACCAAAAATCGAGGATAAAATTGATCGGAATGGATCAGTATCATTGGATTCACTTTGCGACGTGTTGTCGTCACATTCACATCTTCGATAACTCCCACAACTGTTCTTGCCAGTCTTGCTTCGTTTTCATCTATCATAACAATGCTTTTCCCGATCGGATTCTCCCAGCCCAGAGCTTTGACAGCAGAACTATTGATGAGACAGGTATTATCTACATCCGAGGCAAAATCTACTGAATAATCTCGACCTTCTGTAACCCTGAATTGCAGTGTTTCTGCCAGATCATCATCGATCATCAAACGATCGAACATCATGCCGTCTTCTTCACTGAAACCTTCCGGAATGACTTCCAGCCTGACCAGAGTTCCGCCGCCGATATTACTCATCACTCCAATGCTTTCTACGAAACTTAAATTTTTGAGTTCTTCTTTCAATGCTCTGCCATTCTGATTATTTCCAAAATTGGGAACTACAACCACATTTTCCCGATTATAACCGAGATCGACGGAATTCAAATATTGGATCTGCTGCGAAACGATGAAGACCGAAATGATGAGTGCTATGGAAACTGCAAACTGACCAACCACCAGAATTCGTCTTAACAAAACTCCGCGTTTACTGGTCGTGAAATTTCCGGAAAGCACTTTTACGGGTTTGAAATTGGACAAGATCAAAGCTGGATATATGCCGGCCAAAATTCCCACGATCAGAGAAACAGCAATTATC from Candidatus Cloacimonadota bacterium includes the following:
- a CDS encoding ABC transporter permease, whose product is MFKNYLKVAFRNIFRQKTYSFINIFGFAIGLAVCLIISFYVIDDLTYDRFHKNAKYIYHLLTVDNSENEGALSYSITSGPLVAAMADNIPEIEAATRITTFGNVGFGNVLEEGEEEINERMNVLCLVADTEFFNVFDFEILSGNTEKPMEDLNGIYITPTIAETLFPDQDPIGKPILAGRMQNAYIAGIVQECPQNSHLQYQAIVPLNIQNNPVWWDSWENLALIGYFRINENADPAVVKSKLIEHARESGFAEVFKPDMQPLLDVHLGSGHLRYDFVNFNPNDKLKVYTLGIIAILVLVIASINFINLSSARAARRAREVGMRKIVGGDKKQLFMQFLGESIIITLIAVVIALALFEIALPHLNDFLQKNLSFNLIENYTFTLMIIAVSLIVGILAGIYPALILSNFKPVKVLSGNFTTSKRGVLLRRILVVGQFAVSIALIISVFIVSQQIQYLNSVDLGYNRENVVVVPNFGNNQNGRALKEELKNLSFVESIGVMSNIGGGTLVRLEVIPEGFSEEDGMMFDRLMIDDDLAETLQFRVTEGRDYSVDFASDVDNTCLINSSAVKALGWENPIGKSIVMIDENEARLARTVVGVIEDVNVTTTRRKVNPMILIHSDQFYPRFLVKLKPGIDDEVFPEIMTIVEQFNENANFQLRYFNEIFNFQFRQDRAFATNIAVFSILAILIACLGLFGLASFTTQQRRREVAIRKVMGSSVRSIVFLLAKEFTKWIIIANIIAWPLAWFAMHKWLQNFVYQTNMNLLYFIGSGLLALIIAFVTISFQTIRAANINPVDALQYE